One genomic window of Centropristis striata isolate RG_2023a ecotype Rhode Island chromosome 20, C.striata_1.0, whole genome shotgun sequence includes the following:
- the LOC131993612 gene encoding exportin-5 produces MADQVAAMCDQLVKAVNVMMDAETGQIYRLEALKFCEEFKETSTLCLPCGLQLADKSQPAVVRHFGLQILEHVIKFRWNNMQQQEKVQLKECAMQLLSTGTHTILEEESHIKDGLSRITVEMIKREWPQHWPDMLKEMEALTSHGEAQTELVMLILLRLAEDVITFQTLPTQRRRDIQQTLTQNMESIFSFMMAILHVNVEDYRKLKGSPGHELQARAHCRVAVATLNTLAGYIDWVSLVHITSGNCHLLEMLCLLLGEPDLQLEAAECLLIAISRKGKLEDRKPFMLLFDDVAIHYILSAAQSADGLAICKKSPESQAVEVVERRYIFLKRLCQVLCALGGQLCSLVGSDVEVEVPANLSKYMEALLAFTTHSSQFLKSSTLATWGALFRHETLSKDTVVVEMAIKYLRASMTNLVKTGFPSRNDNPSCEYSRVDFDSDEDFNSFFNSFRAQQGEVVRSSCRIVPLEAFQIAAEWLQYQITSPIDTGATTSKTAEGLCSLLSPSVVQWDAMTVFMECMVAQVFKNVEEEKLPIDQSMELLQAVLNYDTKDPLILSCVLTNVSALFPFVIQRPHFLPQVLYKLFKAITFEIGQENKAPRTRAVKNVRRHACSSIIKICRDYPQFILPCFDMFYNHVKKLFSSEAALTHMEKCSLMEALVLISNQFKDFAKQTAFLDELMASVVAEWTSEEIRHVLSDPAVFLSFVGADQVVTEQSKDTDTTGLNRGRLSFCLYAMLGVVKRARWPADLEEAKAGGFVMGYTPAGAPIYRNPCTAQFLLLLPNLLALIRTHNSLYMPANMARLSETFSRAHEVMDAEKNVVLGLSQHLLDIYDSPVYRTNLERMQGFFSTLYDNCYHVLGNAGLSLQQDFYTIERLAEEITGSAFVTLDHVPDHRLRPMIRVFLRQLVLSCPQEYYNSLLCPLLGPLFAYMLQRLNVKWQVINQRTSVNDEDEVEVVCQESQVTQEMLEEQLVRLLTREVLDLLTVSCISKKVPEQAANKEEIDEEDMMMDSVQAASPAQPTEELTELGKCLMKHENIYMTLLTLSFTSLSWKDTTNCHRTASMVCWTLLRQVVGGNLLPEAVTWFYTSVLRGLQIHGQHEVCNSALSQLAMLIYENLRPRYIEMRAVMTQIPNISAEALDQYDHRLIDPNAQKVGDKKRKDQFKKLIAGTVGKALCQQFRKEVHIRNLPSLFKKPKPDKDVTNSEALGLEALFSPENNTL; encoded by the exons ATGGCTGACCAGGTGGCCGCCATGTGTGATCAGCTTGTCAAAGCTGTGAATGTGATGATGGATGCAGAAACAGGACAAATTTACCGACTGGAGGCCCTAAAG TTTTGCGAGGAGTTTAAAGAGACGAGCACCCTCTGTCTCCCATGTGGCTTGCAATTAGCCGACAAATCGCAGCCAGCTGTAGTGAGACACTTTGGTTTGCAAATCCTGGAGCACGTCATCAA GTTTCGATGGAACAACATGCAACAACAAGAGAAAGTCCAGTTGAAGGAGTGTGCTATGCAGCTGTTATCAACT GGCACTCATACCATCCTGGAGGAGGAGAGCCACATCAAAGACGGCCTGTCACGAATCACGGTGGAAATGATAAAGAGAGAATGGCCTCAACATTGGCCGGATATGCTGAAAGAGATGGAGGCTCTCACTAGCCATGGA GAGGCACAGACAGAGCTGGTGATGTTGATCCTGTTGAGGCTGGCGGAGGATGTGATCACCTTCCAGACTTTGCCCACCCAGCGACGCAGAGACATCCAGCAGACGCTCACCCAGAACATGGAGAGCATCTTCAGCTTCATGATGGCCATTCTGCATGTTAATGTCGAGGACTACCGTAAACTG AAAGGGTCTCCTGGACATGAACTACAG GCCAGAGCTCACTGTCGAGTCGCTGTGGCTACGCTCAATACACTGGCAGGCTACATTGACTGGGTGTCTCTGGTGCACATTACCTCTGGAAACTGTCATCTGCTGGAGATGTTGTGTTTGCTGCTGGGTGAACCGGACCTGCAGCTGGAGGCAGCAGAGTGTCTGCTCATCGCCATCAGTAGGAAG GGCAAGCTGGAGGACAGGAAACCCTTCATGCTGCTGTTTGATGATGTGGCCATCCACTACATCCTTTCTGCAGCCCA GTCAGCAGATGGACTGGCAATATGTAAGAAATCCCCTGAATCACA AGcagtggaggtggtggagcgGCGTTACATCTTCCTGAAGAGGCTGTGTCAGGTGCTGTGTGCTCTAGGAGGCCAGCTCTGCTCATTAGTG GGTTCAGATGTTGAGGTCGAAGTACCTGCAAATCTCAGCAAGTACATGGAAGCCCTTTTAGCCTTCACTACACATTCCAGTCAG TTTTTAAAGTCGTCCACTCTGGCAACCTGGGGAGCTTTGTTCAGACATGAGACTCTATCAAAGGACACGGTTGTTGTGGAAATGGCCATCAAATACCTCAGAGCATCTATGACCAACCTAGTCAAG ACTGGATTTCCATCTAGAAACGATAACCCAAGTTGCGAGTACTCTCGTGTGGACTTTGACAGCGACGAGGATTTCAATTCATTCTTTAATT CTTTTCGAGCGCAGCAGGGAGAGGTGGTGAGGAGTTCGTGTCGTATCGTTCCTCTGGAGGCTTTCCAGATAGCAGCAGAATGGTTACAGTATCAAATCACCAGTCCCATTGATACTGGGGCTACCACAT CTAAGACTGCTGAGGGCCTGTGCTCCCTGCTTTCTCCATCAGTGGTCCAGTGGGACGCAATGACCGTCTTCATGGAGTGTATGGTCGCACAGGTTTTCAAaaatgtggaggaggag AAGTTGCCCATAGATCAGAGcatggagctgctgcaggccGTGCTGAACTACGACACCAAAGACCCACTCATCTTGTCCTGTGTGCTCACCAACGTCTCTGCCCTCTTCCCTTTTGTCATACAAAGACCGCACTTCCTGCCACAGGTCCTTTACAAG CTGTTTAAAGCCATCACGTTTGAGATTGGTCAGGAAAACAAG GCACCTCGGACCCGAGCTGTAAAGAACGTGAGGAGACACGCCTGCTCTTCTATCATCAAAATATGTCGGGATTACCCACAGTTCATCTTG ccTTGTTTCGACATGTTTTACAATCACGTGAAGAAGCTGTTCTCGAGCGAGGCTGCGCTCACTCACATGGAGAAATGTTCACTGATGGAAGCTTTGGTGCTCATCAGTAACCAGTTCAAAGACTTTGCAAAGCAGACGGCTTTTCTAGATGAACTGATGGCCTCTGTGGTTGCAGAATGGACCTCGGAGGAGATAAGGCA CGTGTTGTCTGACCCTGCTGTGTTCCTGTCCTTTGTTGGTGCTGATCAGGTGGTCACAGAGCAAAgtaaagacacagacacaacaggACTCAACAGGGGGCGG TTGAGTTTCTGCCTGTACGCCATGTTGGGTGTGGTGAAGCGGGCACGCTGGCCTGCGGACCTGGAGGAAGCCAAGGCCGGTGGCTTTGTGATGGGCTACACCCCTGCAGGAGCTCCAATATACAGAAACCCCTGCACTGCCCAGTTTCTGCTGTTGCTGCCCAACCTGTTGGCTCTAATCAG GACCCACAACAGTCTGTACATGCCAGCGAACATGGCTCGTCTGAGTGAGACCTTCTCCAGGGCCCATGAGGTGATGGATGCAGAGAAAAATGTGGTTCTTG GTCTCTCTCAGCATCTTCTGGATATTTATGACTCTCCTGTGTATAGAACAAACCTGGAGCGAATGCAGGGATTTTTCTCCACATTGTATGACAACTG CTACCATGTGCTGGGAAATGCAGGTCTGTCCCTGCAGCAGGACTTCTACACCATTGAGAGGTTGGCTGAGGAAATAACTGGCTCTGCTTTTGTCACTCTCGACCATGTGCCTGACCACAGACTTCGCCCTATGATT CGGGTGTTTCTGAGGCAGTTGGTGCTATCCTGTCCTCAGGAGTACTACAACAGTCTACTCTGCCCCCTGCTGGGACCTCTGTTCGCCTACATGTTGCAG AGACTCAACGTTAAGTGGCAGGTCATCAACCAGAGGACGTCTGTCAA tgaTGAGGATGAGGTGGAGGTGGTGTGTCAGGAGAGCCAGGTGACGCAGGAGATGTTGGAGGAGCAGCTGGTGCGCCTGCTCACCAGGGAGGTGCTGGATCTTCTCA CTGTGAGCTGTATTTCCAAAAAAGTGCCTGAACAAGCAGCAAATAAGGAGGAAATAGATG AGGAAGACATGATGATGGATTCAGTGCAGGCGGCGTCTCCTGCCCAGCCCACAGAGGAGCTGACTGAGCTGGGGAAATGCCTGATGAAACACGAG AACATCTACATGACCCTGTTGACCCTGTCCTTCACCTCTCTGTCATGGAAGGACACCACTAACTGTCACCGCACTGCTTCCATGGTCTGCTGGACACTTCTGCGACAG gTTGTAGGTGGTAATCTTCTCCCTGAGGCGGTCACATGGTTTTATACCAGTGTTCTTAGGGGCCTTCAGATTCACGGGCAGCATGAGGTCTGCAACTCTGCCCTCTCTCAGCTGGCCATGCTCATCTATGAAAACCTG CGGCCTCGCTACATCGAGATGAGAGCAGTGATGACACAGATCCCAAACATCAGTGCGGAGGCTCTGGACCAGTATGACCACAGGCTCATTGACCCCAACGCCCAGAAGGTTGGAGACAAGAAGAGGAAAGACCAGTTCAAGAAACTAATTGCAGGAACAGTTGGG AAAGCTCTGTGCCAGCAGTTCAGGAAGGAGGTTCATATCCGGAATCTTCCATCGCTCTTTAAAAAGCCGAAGCCAGACAAGGATGTAACGAACAGTGAAGCACTGGGCCTGGAAGCTCTCTTCTCCCCGGAGAATAATACCCTGTAG
- the LOC131993636 gene encoding cystatin-like, giving the protein MFVWFCIFVCASVGRFVTAGRRMTGQPHEVPVNSNKVLTAARFAVVEFNTANAEEQFAYKIVDITSAKIQLVAGINYILEMQLGRTMCKRNGTADSQPCVLHSEPKELQCHFIVTEIPWQHSRVLTQNKCHI; this is encoded by the exons ATGTTCGTCTGGTTTTGTATTTTCGTTTGTGCTTCGGTCGGTCGCTTTGTAACCGCCGGGAGAAGGATGACCGGTCAGCCACACGAAGTCCCGGTAAACAGCAACAAGGTTTTAACTGCAGCACGGTTTGCTGTGGTTGAATTCAACACAGCCAACGCAGAAGAACAGTTTGCTTACAAAATTGTGGACATAACATCGGCTAAAATTCAG tTGGTCGCGGGAATAAACTACATCCTGGAAATGCAGCTAGGACGTACAATGTGCAAGAGAAATGGCACTGCTGACAGCCAGCCATGTGTTCTTCACTCTGAACCCAAG GAACTTCAGTGCCACTTCATCGTTACAGAAATCCCATGGCAACATTCACGTGTACTTACtcaaaataaatgtcacatatAA